Below is a genomic region from Anabas testudineus chromosome 13, fAnaTes1.2, whole genome shotgun sequence.
TACTGCATGTGATGGCCCTTCATTAATATAATTACGGTTTAGTCTGCTTGATTTGAGGTATGTTCACATTTAATGTTACACGAGCCAAATATAATCCCACATGTGTTATGCTAATCAAGcatactttatttttttctaaactcAGAATCTGAATTCCAAGCAGCCAAATATTGTCATGACATAGCATATTGTATGTGTATCACAATGGAAGAGAACCGTAATCAAGATTCTGGTAAGATCAGCAATATTTTCACATGACCTTTAGAGAGTACTCTAAGTGTTTATAGGAGTGCCCTCTATTGGAAAAGATGGGTAAGTACGTCCTACAATTCCATGCAACAGTTTGAAAATTGGTAAAAGTTACCCCTGTGAGAAAACACTCACAATACTGTGTAAAATACAATCTGGACAATGCATCCGTCAGATGAACGCAAGAGCAGCAGCACTAGTAATAATGAGCCCATGTGACTTCCCACACTTGTAACTCATAACATCATCAATTTAAGTTGCAATATTTCATAAGAAACGTCATTCAGTTCAAAGACCACACAGATTCTCTTAATGTCACAAATGTTctttaataaatcatttgtcaacaacaaaaaaaaactgatgaggAAATTCATGAAAATGTTCCAGTGGCATGTTAGTAGCAGTAAATCTTTTAGGCCATGAACATATAGTACAGGCTGCAAATTTgagattaataaataaaatacttgaGTCAAAAAGTAACAATCACTTCTTTAACACTGACATCACTGATGCAGCTTTAGTTTTCACTCTACCTTTAGGGACAAATAGAGAATATACTGTTATTTGTTAAATACGAGTAAGTAGTTGTAGATACTGAGTTCACAAACTGTCAAGACACTTAACCTGTTAAGGATCTTGCTGTCCATATTGAATCTTGTATAACACACGTGTAcagagttttaaaataaatagtagTAATATAAGGAAATATATTATGAGGAATATTCCAGCATTCTGTGTCATAAAAACTTTACAACCTCCAGTTGTCCAGCACTAGAAACATGTTTCTTAGGTTGTCTCTTTCtgtatatgtacattttctAGCTCCTTATTGCTCTATATCTTCCCATGACTCATTTTAACAtctctgtattttcattttcactctgtTTGTTGTCAATCTACGTTATGAGCCAAACAGCCAGCTGTGTTTACACTGCACATATTTCTTCAGCCACAGGCCCCCTCATCAGCAGTTGAGAATGGAGTTGGTTCTCTGGATGCGAAGGACCTTCCTCGAAGCGTAACTGTACTCATACTGAATATGTTCGTGGAAGAAATACAACTGTCCTGAAAGAGCAGAATAGGAAAAGTGTTATAAATCCAATACAGTGCACTTGCTGATAAAACCCCTCTTTTGATTGTACACTAAAGGCTGATATTTAAGGTTTGACAGTACCATAGTGATAAGCAACAGCGTCGACCTCGTCATCCATTCCTGGGAAATCCTCCTCAATTGATCGTGGGTAGCCACGATCCATTGTGCCTGTTGATTCGTCATAGCTGACAAATAAAAGGAAAGCGAGATTGATGTAATACATGAAGTACATTAAATGGCAAAACTGAGGACGCGTAAAAAGCCTCTTCGCATACCTCCAATATTCCTCATCGGTGAAAAGTAGAGTTTTGCCTGTGTCTTTGATGTAAACAGCCGCATCTACTTTCCTTACGCTCTTAGGAAGTCCAAGTTTGTGTATGTACTTGGGGTAACCATCCACAAGGTCGTACCCATTCAAAGCCCACATTTTTATTCCTAATAACAAAGAACAGATTGGGTTCATACACACTGTATCTGACGTCTGTGCTATTAATACACTAAATAAGTGTCATACGTAACTCACCACTAAACATGTAGACCCGATCCTTCTCTGGGTTCTCGTATGCTGCGTCTACCTTCTTGGGGAAAAAGGGCCATGTGGATTTGATCAATGTCTGTTCAGGCTCAGGCATCTGAGGATGGAGGCGCCAGTAGAAACTGCAACATGATacagcattttaattaaatatgacatGATAAATTTACCTCAAATTTAAAATCTGCATTCATAATAAAGTTACAGAagtttatcatttttttttggggggggggggggtgaagagagagagacaaagaattCCCAATCCCTGTGTACCTTCAAGTAAATTTATGCCATACTCTGAGTCTTGTCTGTGATGATAAAGATTAtagattaaatatttcttttttatcatgtATGAATTATGGATTTCAATCTACCTGTCTTTGAAGACAATGGTCTCCCCTCTGAGCTCTGTGACAGCATCAAAACTCAAATCTGGGTCACATTTGCTTGGTGCAACAGGCCTGGGCTTCACTTTCTTGGAGTTTGGGTTTGCACCTGTAATTGGACATGTGGTATTAATGCACTTTTCATCATTCTATCTTCATAAAAACTAAGAAAAGCCTCAGTAAATTCAGTTGCAATTAGCAGTTGTAAAGCTAAACACAAATCATGTATCTTCCCACCGTAAAGAGCTTGAATGCCTTCAATGTCATCTTCAGATAGCGGGAACCCTGTAGTGTACGAGTAGACGGGGTACATCAGGGCGCCGGCGTCCGAGGAGTGGGACATACCGAGAGCATGGCCCAACTCATGAGCTGCCACTATGAACAGGTTGTAAGCTGTAGATGAGACGAGAAGAGATGTTGACTGTTGGCTCAAAATTGTTCAGATATTAGGGAAGAATGTTAAGCATTAGTGGATAACGCTTACCAGATGAATCTTTGGTCCATTGTTCATCCTCATCAAAGTGAGTGTCTCCTCC
It encodes:
- the mmp13b gene encoding collagenase 3, translated to MIALLLLLLALVPHSSALPLQSTEKDNRLFAEKYLHRLYGLPAGLQGRLQKSDTFQTKLKEMQKFFKLKVTGTLDDSTVELMKQARCGVPDIGEYNHFPRHLKWQNNNITFRILNYTPDLKKADVDRAIRNALNVWADVTPLTFKKLHEGIADIMISFGSREHGDYNPFDGPNGLLAHAYPPGAGIGGDTHFDEDEQWTKDSSAYNLFIVAAHELGHALGMSHSSDAGALMYPVYSYTTGFPLSEDDIEGIQALYGANPNSKKVKPRPVAPSKCDPDLSFDAVTELRGETIVFKDSFYWRLHPQMPEPEQTLIKSTWPFFPKKVDAAYENPEKDRVYMFSGIKMWALNGYDLVDGYPKYIHKLGLPKSVRKVDAAVYIKDTGKTLLFTDEEYWSYDESTGTMDRGYPRSIEEDFPGMDDEVDAVAYHYGQLYFFHEHIQYEYSYASRKVLRIQRTNSILNC